From Spirosoma aerolatum, one genomic window encodes:
- a CDS encoding rod shape-determining protein — protein MGLFNFLTSDIAIDLGTANTLIIHKDRIVVDEPSIIAMDKVSGKVLAIGHKAMQMHEKTNENIKTIRPLKDGVIADFTAAELMIRGMIKMIDTGSKLFSPSHRMVICIPSGITEVEKRAVKDSAEHAGAKEVYMVHEPIAAAIGIGIDITQPNGTMIVDIGGGTTEIAVIALSGIVCEQSIRIAGDVFTRDIVDYMRREHNLLIGERSAEQIKMEVGSALPELDNPPADYEIRGRDLMTGIPKEIKVTYSEIAYSLDKSISKIEEATMKALEISPPELSADIYTNGIHLTGGGALLHGLDKRLGAKTKLPIHVADDPLKAVVKGTGEVIKNLDLYKSVLIS, from the coding sequence ATGGGACTTTTTAATTTTCTAACCAGCGACATTGCGATTGACCTGGGCACAGCGAATACCTTGATTATTCACAAGGACAGGATTGTGGTGGATGAGCCTTCGATCATTGCAATGGACAAAGTCAGCGGAAAAGTGCTGGCGATTGGCCATAAGGCCATGCAGATGCATGAAAAAACGAACGAAAATATCAAAACCATTCGCCCCCTGAAAGATGGTGTTATTGCCGATTTTACGGCAGCCGAACTCATGATTCGGGGCATGATTAAGATGATCGATACGGGTAGCAAGCTGTTTTCGCCTTCGCACCGAATGGTCATCTGTATTCCGTCCGGAATTACCGAGGTGGAAAAACGAGCTGTTAAAGACTCCGCCGAACATGCCGGGGCTAAGGAAGTGTATATGGTACACGAGCCGATTGCCGCAGCCATCGGTATCGGTATCGACATTACCCAGCCTAACGGTACGATGATTGTTGATATTGGCGGTGGTACTACTGAAATTGCGGTAATCGCCCTTTCAGGTATTGTCTGCGAACAGTCGATTCGGATTGCGGGCGACGTCTTTACGCGGGACATTGTCGATTACATGCGTCGGGAGCACAACCTGCTCATCGGTGAGCGGTCGGCTGAGCAAATCAAAATGGAAGTTGGTTCAGCCCTGCCCGAACTCGACAATCCTCCAGCCGATTACGAAATCCGGGGACGCGACCTGATGACGGGTATCCCAAAAGAAATCAAGGTTACCTACAGCGAAATCGCCTACTCGCTCGATAAGTCGATCTCAAAAATTGAAGAGGCTACCATGAAAGCCCTTGAAATTTCGCCACCGGAGCTGTCGGCCGATATTTACACCAACGGCATTCACCTGACCGGCGGAGGAGCATTGCTGCACGGTCTCGACAAGCGGCTGGGTGCCAAAACCAAACTACCGATTCACGTGGCCGACGACCCGCTCAAAGCCGTTGTGAAGGGAACAGGCGAAGTAATTAAGAACCTGGATTTGTACAAATCTGTTCTGATTAGTTAA
- the mreC gene encoding rod shape-determining protein MreC, with product MGELVDFFLRSRNFILFVLLEVLCFYFIINTSNYWGVTYFNTSNRYAAQILAWSNAANQYASLRQVNADLALENQQLHARLTKLLQSKPAAPVEYQADSAFADRFKFTVAKVVNNTTQFANNYITIDKGTDDGIRPGMGVISPTGVVGKVKVCNPHFSVITSILHSEYQVSSKLVKANEIGTATWDGVDPHLMKLDAIARYKPVAKGDSVVTSEFNSTFPPGILVGRVLKVGVQPNQTFHDITLYLATNFSNLSFVYVVENRLQAQQDQLEKQVETEK from the coding sequence ATGGGAGAGTTAGTTGATTTTTTCTTACGAAGCCGAAACTTCATCCTGTTTGTGTTGCTGGAAGTACTTTGCTTTTACTTCATCATCAACACCAGCAACTATTGGGGCGTTACGTACTTCAATACCTCGAATCGGTATGCGGCTCAGATACTGGCCTGGTCGAACGCAGCCAATCAATACGCCAGCCTCCGGCAAGTCAATGCTGACCTGGCCCTCGAAAACCAACAATTACACGCTCGACTAACCAAATTACTCCAAAGTAAACCGGCGGCCCCCGTCGAATACCAGGCCGACTCGGCTTTTGCCGACCGATTTAAATTTACGGTAGCCAAGGTGGTCAATAACACGACGCAGTTTGCCAACAACTACATCACCATTGATAAAGGGACCGACGATGGCATTCGTCCGGGTATGGGAGTTATTTCCCCAACGGGTGTAGTAGGAAAAGTCAAAGTCTGTAATCCACATTTTTCAGTAATTACCTCTATTCTGCACTCAGAATATCAAGTGTCCTCAAAACTGGTAAAAGCGAATGAAATTGGAACCGCTACTTGGGATGGTGTTGACCCACATCTGATGAAATTAGATGCTATTGCACGGTATAAGCCTGTTGCCAAAGGCGACTCAGTTGTTACGTCTGAATTTAATTCAACATTTCCTCCAGGAATACTGGTTGGTCGAGTGCTGAAAGTTGGCGTTCAACCCAACCAAACCTTTCACGATATTACCCTCTATCTGGCCACCAATTTTAGCAACCTGTCGTTTGTCTATGTAGTCGAAAATCGGCTACAAGCCCAGCAGGACCAGTTAGAAAAACAAGTTGAAACTGA